One genomic segment of Gadus chalcogrammus isolate NIFS_2021 chromosome 3, NIFS_Gcha_1.0, whole genome shotgun sequence includes these proteins:
- the pcdh7a gene encoding protocadherin-7: MQRLGAVHSWALSLVALLLQVLTQLPAADSALRYRVAEEGPPDVKIGNVAADLGLTAGTGNGDVTFALESGSEYFKIDNVTGELTTSTRRIDREKLPQCQMIFDENECFLDFEVSVIGPLQSWVDLFEGRVVITDINDNTPSFPSPVLQLSVEENRPIGTLYLLPTATDRDFGRNGIDRYELIQDGGPGLVVSRRTAVGSPVTRTEGAPGDRRTRTGENGGGARSSVFELQVADTPDGEKQPQLIVKGPLDREQRDSYELILRVRDGGSPPRSSQALLRVSITDVNDNSPRFERAVYEAEMAENAPPGTPVLQVRASDRDVGVNGQVEYVFGAATESVRRLLRLDEASGWLSVLHRIDREDVAQLRFTVTARDRGQPPRTDRTTVVLAVRDENDNVPVVEIRKIGRIPVRDGAAMVPENVLVDTPVALVQVSDRDQGENGAVTCTVVGDVPFTLKPAGETALPPLPADEAFDRNKKKFFLHTSALLDYETTKEYSVTIVAVDSGSPSLSSNSSLMVRVVDVNDHAPSFAQNVVEVHFGENNAQGERVVTVVATDADSGKNAEVVYSLDPSANGVFYIDTENGDIRATGVLDREHQERYEFRVIAKDKGTPSLQGSATVVVQVTDRNDNAPKFVQEIFTFYVKENLLANSPVGMVTVTDADQGENAELSLFVEMDGSEEKKPGGDGDKEQNELFSIENNTGTIFSSSSFDRERVSAYTFRVRAVDGGDPRKTATATVSLFVTDENDNAPLIISPTNESYTLLPPASSARTIVRTVAATDSDAGPNADLHFALVGGNPFRLFEIGHANGVITLAEPLERRHRGLHRLVVRVNDSGLPSLCATALVHVFINDSLTNATLVDAQVARSLMAPLSLDIAGDPDSERALGKQRLSVAIGVLAGAAAVILVILLVVTARQCGAQGKNGYEAGKKEPEEDFFSPQGAQPQVGRGGGSDRGRKPRRDKRSAGPAPVGGKDRSLYSGIVTVNGLRRHANEEDEEDLSSASERLAARYCAMDSDPASPRMGGGRMHQSSPDLARHYKSSSPLPAVHLQPHSPPAEGKKHQAVQELPPSNTFVGSGGCAGSAGSSSSSSGGNADAMSLGSDQCSEYGCQTGNKYSKQLSEMLYSCDCVQLSEMLYSCDCVQLSEMLYSCDCVQLSEMLFS; the protein is encoded by the exons ATGCAGAGGCTTGGTGCAGTGCACTCATGGGCTCTGAGCCTCGTGGCTCTGCTGCTGCAAGTGCTGACTCAGCTGCCGGCTGCAGACTCAGCTCTCCGGTACCGCGTCGCGGAGGAGGGCCCCCCTGACGTCAAGATCGGCAACGTGGCCGCCGACTTGGGCCTCACGGCAGGCACGGGCAACGGCGACGTCACCTTTGCCCTGGAGAGTGGCTCTGAGTATTTTAAGATTGACAACGTGACAGGTGAGCTGACGACCAGCACGCGGCGGATCGACCGGGAGAAGCTTCCACAATGTCAGATGATATTCGATGAGAACGAGTGTTTCCTGGACTTTGAGGTCTCAGTAATCGGACCCCTTCAGAGCTGGGTGGACCTGTTCGAAGGCCGTGTGGTCATCACAGACATCAATGACAACACCCCTTCCTTTCCATCACCTGTGCTCCAGCTCTCCGTGGAGGAGAACCGGCCCATCGGAACCCTATACCTGCTGCCCACCGCCACGGACCGCGACTTTGGCCGCAACGGAATTGATCGCTATGAGCTCATCCAAGATGGTGGGCCTGGGTTAGTTGTGTCGAGGCGCACAGCAGTGGGGAGCCCTGTGACCAGAACAGAAGGGGCCCCTGGGGACAGGAGGACCAGGACTGGGGAGAACGGAGGAGGGGCCAGAAGCAGCGTGTTTGAGCTGCAGGTCGCCGACACACCTGACGGGGAGAAGCAGCCGCAGCTCATCGTGAAGGGCCCCTTGGACCGGGAGCAGCGAGACTCCTACGAGCTGATCCTCCGGGTCCGAGACGGCGGTAGTCCTCCCCGCTCTTCACAAGCTCTGCTACGGGTCTCCATCACCGACGTCAATGACAACAGCCCACGGTTTGAGCGGGCCGTGTACGAAGCGGAGATGGCGGAGAACGCCCCGCCGGGGACACCAGTCCTCCAGGTCAGGGCATCGGACCGCGACGTGGGCGTCAACGGCCAGGTGGAGTACGTCTTTGGAGCGGCGACAGAGTCCGTCCGGCGCTTGCTGCGATTGGACGAGGCCTCGGGGTGGCTGAGCGTCCTCCATAGGATCGACAGGGAAGACGTGGCCCAGTTGAGGTTTACGGTGACGGCCAGGGACCGGGGCCAGCCACCGCGCACTGACCGCACGACTGTCGTCCTGGCAGTGCGCGACGAAAACGATAACGTCCCTGTTGTGGAGATCCGCAAGATAGGACGCATACCCGTGCGTGACGGTGCGGCCATGGTGCCGGAAAATGTCCTGGTGGACACGCCGGTGGCCCTTGTGCAGGTGTCCGATCGGGACCAGGGGGAGAACGGGGCTGTGACGTGCACTGTGGTCGGAGATGTCCCCTTCACGCTGAAACCAGCAGGAGAAACAGCACTACCCCCATTACCTGCAGATGAGGCCTTTGACAG GAACAAGAAGAAGTTCTTCCTGCACACCTCTGCCCTGCTGGACTATGAAACCACCAAGGAGTACAGTGTCACCATCGTGGCAGTGGACTCTGGCAGTCCCAGCCTGTCCAGTAACAGCTCCCTGATGGTGCGTGTGGTGGACGTCAATGACCACGCCCCATCCTTCGCCCAGAACGTTGTGGAGGTCCACTTCGGGGAGAACAACGCGCAGGGTGAAcgggtggtgacggtggtcgCCACGGACGCCGACAGCGGGAAGAACGCAGAGGTGGTCTACTCCCTGGACCCCTCCGCTAACGGGGTGTTTTACATAGACACCGAAAATGGGGACATCCGAGCGACAGGAGTCTTGGACCGAGAGCACCAGGAGAGGTACGAGTTCAGGGTCATCGCCAAAGACAAGGGCACCCCCTCTCTGCAGGGCTCAGCCACTGTGGTGGTCCAGGTCACGGACCGCAACGACAACGCACCCAAATTCGTCCAGGAGATTTTCACGTTCTACGTCAAGGAGAACCTCCTCGCCAACAGCCCTGTTGGGATGGTAACCGTCACCGACGCCGACCAAGGCGAGAACGCCGAGCTCAGCCTCTTCGTGGAAATGGACGGCAGCGAGGAGAAGAAGCCGGGAGGAGACGGAGACAAAGAACAGAACGAGCTGTTCTCCATCGAGAACAACACAGGaaccatcttctcctcctcgtcgttTGACCGAGAGAGGGTGTCGGCGTACACCTTCCGTGTGCGGGCCGTGGATGGAGGAGACCCTCGCAAGACGGCCACGGCCACTGTGTCACTCTTTGTGACCGACGAGAACGACAACGCCCCTCTGATCATCTCCCCCACCAACGAGTCCTACACCCTGCTGCCCCCCGCCAGCAGCGCCCGCACCATCGTCAGGACGGTGGCCGCCACCGACTCGGACGCGGGCCCCAACGCAGACCTCCACTTCGCCCTGGTCGGGGGAAACCCCTTCCGTCTGTTTGAGATCGGCCATGCCAACGGAGTGATCACCCTGGCGGAGCCTCTGGAGAGGAGACACCGAGGACTGCACCGCCTGGTGGTGCGTGTCAACGACAGCGGGCTGCCCTCGCTTTGTGCCACCGCCCTGGTCCACGTCTTCATCAACGACAGCCTCACCAACGCCACTCTGGTGGACGCACAG GTGGCCCGCAGCCTCATGGCCCCCCTGTCCCTGGACATAGCGGGGGACCCTGACAGCGAGCGAGCCCTGGGGAAGCAGCGCCTCAGTGTGGCCATCGGCGTGCTGGCGGGAGCGGCGGCCGTCATCCTCGTCATCCTCCTGGTGGTCACCGCCCGCCAGTGCGGCGCCCAGGGCAAGAACGGCTACGAGGCCGGGAAgaaggagccggaggaggactTCTTCAGCCCTCAGGGGGCGCAGCCGCAGGTGGGCCGCGGCGGGGGGTCGGACCGCGGGAGGAAGCCGCGCAGAGACAAACGTAGCGCAGGCCCGGCCCCGGTCGGCGGGAAGGACCGCTCCCTCTACAGCGGCATCGTCACGGTGAACGGACTGCGTCGCCATGCcaacgaggaggacgaggaggacctgAGCAGCGCCAGCGAGCGGCTGGCCGCCCGCTACTGCGCCATGGACAGCGACCCGGCGAGCCCCCGGATGGGCGGGGGCCGGATGCACCAGTCCAGCCCGGACCTGGCCCGCCACTACAAGTCCAGCTCCCCTCTGCCCGCCGTGCACCTGCAGCCCCACTCCCCGCCCGCAGAGGGCAAGAAGCACCAGGCGGTGCAGGAGCTGCCCCCGTCCAACACCTTCGTGGGCAGCGGGGGCTGTGCGGGCAGCGccggctccagcagcagcagcagcggcggcaaCGCGGACGCCATGTCGCTGGGCTCGGACCAGTGCTCCGAGTACGGCTGCCAGACCGGGAACAAGTACAGCAAACAG CTCTCTGAGATGCTCTACAGCTGTGACTGTGTTCAGCTCTCTGAGATGCTCTACAGCTGTGACTGTGTCCAGCTCTCTGAGATGCTCTACAGCTGTGACTGTGTCCAGCTCTCTGAGATGCTCTTCAGCTAG